The following proteins are co-located in the Manihot esculenta cultivar AM560-2 chromosome 7, M.esculenta_v8, whole genome shotgun sequence genome:
- the LOC110629802 gene encoding LOW QUALITY PROTEIN: phenylacetaldehyde reductase (The sequence of the model RefSeq protein was modified relative to this genomic sequence to represent the inferred CDS: inserted 1 base in 1 codon) has translation MSGEGKVAXVTGGSGYIASWLIKFLLQRAYTVKATVRNPNDLKKTAHLLALEGAKERLHLLKADLLQEGSFDAAVDGCEAVFHTASPVSLQANADPQAELVDPAVKGTLNVLRSCAKVPSIKRVIITSSFASLPYNGKILAPDVVVDETWFSDPAVCAKRKLWYQLGKTLAEQAAWEFAKNNKMDFVTIHPVFVLGPLLQPTINSSIEILFNLINGGAQEYPDAYYRSIDVRDVAYAHIQALEIPSASGRYCLIESDVHFSEVLKIVQQHYLTLHLPKKCGSGLNYLTKSGVSKEKAKTLGIDFIPLEVSLKDTIESLKEKGFLSI, from the exons atgagTGGAGAAGGAAAGGTGG GTGTGACAGGAGGGTCTGGTTACATAGCCTCCTGGCTAATCAAATTCTTGCTTCAAAGAGCTTACACTGTCAAGGCCACTGTTCGTAATCCAA ATGATCTGAAGAAAACTGCACACTTGCTTGCACTCGAGGGAGCCAAGGAAAGGCTTCACTTGCTCAAAGCTGATTTATTGCAAGAAGGATCTTTTGATGCTGCAGTTGATGGTTGTGAAGCTGTTTTCCACACAGCTTCCCCTGTATCTCTTCAAGCCAATGCGGATCCTCAG GCAGAACTAGTTGATCCTGCAGTGAAGGGAACTCTAAATGTTCTTCGATCTTGTGCAAAAGTTCCTTCTATCAAGAGAGTGATTATAACATCTTCATTCGCTTCTCTTCCATACAATGGAAAAATTCTGGCCCCTGATGTAGTTGTTGATGAGACTTGGTTTTCAGATCCAGCTGTTTGTGCAAAACGGAAG CTCTGGTATCAACTTGGGAAAACGTTAGCTGAGCAGGCTGCTTGGGAATTTGCAAAAAACAACAAGATGGATTTTGTTACAATACATCCAGTGTTTGTCCTTGGTCCTCTTTTGCAGCCAACTATTAATAGCTCAATCGAGATACTTTTCAATCTCATAAATG GAGGAGCTCAAGAGTATCCTGATGCATATTATAGATCCATCGATGTGAGAGATGTTGCATATGCACATATTCAAGCTTTGGAGATTCCTTCAGCTAGTGGCAGATATTGTTTAATTGAAAGCGACGTTCACTTCTCTGAGGTTCTGAAGATTGTGCAGCAACATTATCTTACATTGCACCTTCCAAAAAA ATGTGGCTCCGGATTGAATTACTTAACAAAGTCTGGGGTATCCAAGGAAAAAGCGAAAACTTTGGGTATTGACTTCATTCCTTTGGAGGTTAGTTTGAAGGACACTATTGAAAGCTTGAAGGAGAAGGGCTTCCTCAGCATTTGA